A window from Mycobacterium botniense encodes these proteins:
- a CDS encoding recombination directionality factor, with protein MIIDLQRRLAEVGRIRIGQQVQSSNGKTRPARLESFRLTSPDRRRIEQAAALYGGSVEPWDAPAGKQWQVVTDAQSLNVVVPPSDMCFTQSYELWSAGGCRRRCNGVTESISDGPCVCDPENRECAIHTRLSVMLADMPGLGVWRLDTQGYYAAVELQGAVEVIRLAAGCGKMLPARLLLQQRMAMRPDSGTRRFAVPVLDIEVSPAQLLSGAAALDAGTIAVEPAQAAAPALTPVPKEQKQRQSVAEQVNRRRERKTRSQQPIPPTGLEPRTVEEADTAGDAVTKPQLQKLSILRQKHGYPDTDEGRVDWFAWVHSIVGRTVASNKELTKAEASVLIDVLVESGDDENASRQEG; from the coding sequence ATGATCATTGATTTGCAGCGGCGGCTGGCCGAGGTCGGTCGCATCCGCATCGGCCAGCAAGTCCAATCGTCGAACGGCAAGACGAGACCTGCCCGGCTGGAATCGTTCCGGCTGACATCACCGGATCGGCGGCGCATCGAACAGGCGGCCGCCTTGTACGGCGGCAGCGTGGAGCCGTGGGACGCTCCAGCGGGTAAACAGTGGCAGGTCGTCACCGATGCGCAATCGTTGAATGTTGTTGTGCCGCCGTCGGATATGTGCTTCACGCAATCCTATGAGCTGTGGTCGGCCGGCGGGTGTCGGCGCCGCTGCAACGGCGTCACAGAGTCGATCAGCGACGGCCCCTGCGTGTGCGACCCGGAAAACCGGGAATGCGCGATCCATACCCGCCTGTCTGTGATGCTCGCCGACATGCCAGGTCTGGGCGTGTGGCGACTGGACACCCAGGGCTACTACGCCGCGGTCGAACTGCAAGGCGCGGTAGAGGTGATCCGCTTGGCGGCCGGGTGCGGCAAGATGCTGCCGGCCCGCCTGCTGTTGCAGCAGCGCATGGCTATGCGGCCAGATTCCGGGACACGCCGGTTCGCCGTGCCGGTTCTCGATATCGAGGTGTCGCCGGCCCAGTTGCTCTCGGGTGCGGCGGCGCTGGACGCGGGGACGATCGCAGTCGAGCCTGCCCAGGCGGCGGCGCCTGCTTTGACGCCGGTGCCGAAAGAGCAGAAGCAGCGGCAGAGCGTCGCTGAACAGGTCAACCGCCGCCGGGAACGCAAGACGCGCTCGCAGCAGCCAATCCCACCAACAGGGCTGGAACCGCGCACGGTCGAAGAAGCCGACACCGCCGGCGACGCGGTGACGAAACCGCAGTTGCAGAAACTCTCAATCCTGCGGCAAAAACACGGCTATCCAGACACTGACGAAGGTCGTGTCGACTGGTTCGCGTGGGTCCACAGCATCGTCGGCCGGACAGTCGCGTCGAACAAAGAACTCACCAAAGCTGAG
- a CDS encoding PD-(D/E)XK nuclease family protein: MTTAELGLAALDIDRPDNNDLTLWSVTTIIGVLDKPALLYWAAEQTANAAIDSAATWQAMLEEQGRDETVKWLRDARFRKPKTALSDTDLGTVVHKVCESYALTGEKPSREFAAELVGGLGGPQVEMDTELNLVGVMLNRFDDWLQRFSPSYQATEVCVYNPSYGYAGTADAFLTIDGVRFIADYKTTRNAYDSKGLRRTPYPEQVGLQLAAYRYAEFAAVWRPRRFEKFRRRYYVLSPAERDLAVPVPEVDSGLVIHITPESCESYPLDCGQEAYRAFLYTLEAFRWVQETSKTVMGDPLS, encoded by the coding sequence ATGACGACGGCTGAATTGGGCTTAGCTGCCCTCGATATCGACCGTCCGGACAACAACGATCTCACGTTGTGGTCGGTTACCACGATCATCGGTGTGCTCGACAAACCAGCCTTATTGTATTGGGCTGCTGAGCAGACCGCGAATGCCGCGATAGACAGCGCCGCCACGTGGCAGGCGATGCTGGAAGAACAGGGCCGCGACGAGACTGTGAAATGGTTGCGGGACGCCAGGTTCCGCAAACCCAAGACCGCGCTGTCTGATACCGACCTGGGCACCGTCGTGCACAAGGTGTGCGAGTCGTACGCGCTGACCGGGGAGAAGCCCAGTCGGGAGTTCGCCGCCGAGCTTGTGGGCGGCTTGGGTGGACCACAGGTCGAGATGGATACCGAGCTGAACCTGGTAGGCGTGATGCTTAACCGGTTCGACGACTGGCTGCAGCGATTCTCGCCGTCATACCAGGCGACCGAAGTGTGCGTGTATAACCCCAGCTACGGTTACGCCGGCACCGCAGACGCGTTCCTCACCATCGACGGCGTACGGTTCATCGCCGACTACAAAACCACACGGAACGCCTACGACTCGAAAGGGTTGCGCCGCACACCGTATCCCGAGCAGGTCGGCCTGCAACTGGCGGCCTACCGGTACGCCGAATTCGCCGCGGTGTGGCGGCCACGCCGATTCGAGAAGTTCAGGCGCCGCTACTACGTGCTCAGCCCGGCTGAGCGGGATCTGGCCGTCCCGGTTCCCGAGGTCGACTCGGGTCTCGTCATCCACATCACTCCTGAGTCGTGCGAGTCCTATCCGCTCGACTGCGGCCAAGAGGCGTACCGGGCGTTCCTGTACACGCTGGAAGCGTTCCGGTGGGTTCAGGAGACCAGCAAAACCGTGATGGGAGACCCACTGTCATGA
- a CDS encoding DUF732 domain-containing protein, translated as MIARSALVGVLAAAAAAGMAAAPAHADPATNYAAVVAPAVCSTLDTYPTLPGVEGVLQAVQRDSGFTVADTARVVVWAVSSRCPRHLPLLQRFVDTYAPQQQGRRVV; from the coding sequence ATGATCGCCCGCTCGGCGCTGGTGGGAGTGCTGGCCGCGGCCGCGGCCGCTGGGATGGCGGCAGCGCCGGCGCACGCCGACCCGGCCACCAACTATGCGGCGGTGGTGGCGCCGGCGGTGTGCTCGACACTCGACACCTACCCGACCCTGCCCGGTGTGGAAGGCGTGCTGCAGGCTGTGCAGCGCGATTCGGGGTTCACGGTCGCTGACACGGCGAGAGTCGTTGTGTGGGCGGTGAGTTCGCGGTGTCCGCGGCATTTGCCGTTGCTGCAGCGGTTCGTCGACACCTACGCGCCGCAGCAGCAGGGGAGGCGAGTGGTGTGA
- a CDS encoding helix-turn-helix domain-containing protein, which produces MIDEPPLRTYSLAEVAAMVLPPEWKDSERWLQRRLRRGLIGGYKVGHTWRMTQDDVDDLITKHRNTAVRVERPSRQLSFTPTSRRRLNRRAS; this is translated from the coding sequence GTGATTGATGAACCACCCCTGAGGACGTATTCGCTTGCCGAGGTGGCGGCGATGGTGTTGCCGCCAGAGTGGAAGGACTCGGAGCGCTGGTTGCAGCGAAGGCTGCGGCGCGGCCTGATCGGCGGTTACAAGGTCGGTCACACGTGGCGCATGACGCAAGACGACGTGGACGACCTGATCACCAAGCACCGCAACACCGCTGTGCGGGTTGAGCGGCCGTCCAGGCAGTTGTCGTTCACGCCGACGTCGCGTCGACGGCTGAACAGGAGGGCTTCGTAA
- a CDS encoding phage antirepressor KilAC domain-containing protein: MTVDLTAASARADRDRLASRTDVLDKVGVLRTLPDDMHVTTDMVAAFYEVPAKTIQTVVLRNRDELDDDGLKVIGRAEFEETFNMKVTSSASSFTLYPRRAVLRIGMLLRGSEVARKVRDYLINTEQAARDVDPRHVAAMLTRADLARMVLEAEAEREAMAAALESAAPAIAYHERYVSNDDAALVRVWGAQFGLTQGQAFQTLLDHKLIYRVSIGRRWSKTHQRVVEEYEYRPYARYVDWFDLRPQHDAPRHHNGQVRQTLYERQEFALEIAERVGLGVSR, from the coding sequence GTGACTGTTGATTTGACGGCTGCGTCGGCGCGCGCCGACCGGGACAGGCTCGCATCCCGCACGGATGTGCTGGACAAGGTTGGCGTGCTGCGCACTCTGCCCGACGACATGCACGTCACCACCGACATGGTGGCCGCGTTCTACGAGGTTCCCGCCAAGACCATCCAGACCGTTGTCCTGCGCAACCGCGACGAACTGGACGACGACGGCTTAAAGGTCATTGGCCGCGCAGAGTTCGAGGAGACCTTCAACATGAAGGTCACCTCATCTGCCAGCAGCTTTACGCTTTACCCGCGGCGGGCGGTGTTGCGGATCGGCATGCTGCTGCGTGGTTCGGAGGTCGCCCGGAAAGTCCGCGACTACCTGATTAACACCGAGCAGGCCGCCCGCGATGTTGACCCGCGCCATGTCGCGGCAATGCTGACGCGGGCTGATCTGGCTCGAATGGTTCTTGAGGCTGAAGCCGAACGCGAAGCTATGGCCGCGGCGCTGGAGTCGGCCGCGCCGGCGATCGCCTACCACGAACGCTACGTCTCCAACGACGACGCCGCACTGGTGCGGGTGTGGGGAGCCCAGTTCGGATTGACGCAGGGGCAGGCCTTCCAAACATTGCTGGACCACAAGCTGATCTACCGAGTCAGCATTGGCCGCCGGTGGTCAAAAACGCATCAGAGGGTGGTCGAGGAGTACGAGTACCGGCCGTATGCGCGTTACGTGGATTGGTTCGATCTGCGCCCACAACATGACGCACCACGCCACCACAACGGCCAGGTCCGCCAAACCTTGTATGAGCGGCAGGAATTCGCACTTGAGATCGCTGAGAGGGTTGGGCTGGGGGTTTCTCGGTGA
- a CDS encoding helix-turn-helix domain-containing protein codes for MTKSPRRSSPSSVAINGFALRVIRERTGIKVADLAAALSVDRSYITKIEIGSSRRVGVDFYRRLLEHLAISDHRALLANPAFTEEVA; via the coding sequence GTGACCAAATCTCCGCGTAGATCTTCTCCAAGCTCCGTCGCGATCAACGGGTTCGCTCTCCGGGTGATTCGTGAGCGGACAGGCATTAAGGTCGCCGACTTGGCTGCGGCGTTATCAGTAGACCGCAGCTACATCACAAAGATCGAGATCGGTTCTTCGAGACGCGTCGGCGTCGACTTCTACCGGCGACTCCTCGAGCACTTAGCCATCTCCGACCACCGCGCCTTGTTGGCCAACCCCGCCTTCACGGAGGAGGTCGCGTGA
- a CDS encoding DUF6932 family protein: MLPPCGDDELGLLPPSPNPYPATLNEIHQRFVLEAPEQTRERRSLIFEALRLHVAMMRRLFKHCRIWLAGGFVTHKADPPRDADLAFLLPARLMSHALSQTALPLWTLADVTGRIGAGGPLGLTPRLQPCLGLTDSFLVNSESLANVEYWRRLWSSVIDRSGAATVRTKGFVEVVDD; this comes from the coding sequence ATGCTGCCGCCGTGCGGTGATGACGAGCTAGGCCTGCTTCCCCCCAGCCCCAACCCGTATCCGGCGACGCTTAATGAGATTCACCAGCGGTTCGTCTTGGAGGCTCCCGAACAGACTCGCGAGCGCCGTAGCCTGATTTTCGAGGCTCTTCGCCTCCATGTCGCAATGATGCGACGGTTGTTCAAACACTGCCGGATATGGCTCGCCGGCGGATTCGTCACCCACAAGGCCGATCCTCCACGCGATGCTGACCTGGCTTTCCTTCTGCCCGCACGGCTGATGTCACACGCTCTTAGCCAAACCGCGCTACCGTTGTGGACGTTGGCTGACGTGACAGGCCGCATCGGCGCGGGAGGGCCGCTGGGTCTCACACCTAGGTTGCAGCCTTGCCTGGGCTTGACGGACTCTTTCCTAGTTAATTCGGAGTCGCTGGCCAACGTGGAATACTGGAGAAGGCTTTGGTCCAGTGTCATCGATCGCAGCGGTGCCGCCACCGTGAGGACCAAAGGCTTCGTGGAGGTTGTCGATGACTGA
- a CDS encoding HicB family toxin-antitoxin system, with the protein MDVTRDGKWWMITVPELNGYIGADGAINLSTVTQARRISEVPSQAKDFICTVTDMAPSEVDLHITIYVDDIDVTDRANKLAAERQTAERHAAAAAAEAKSLARELAARGVPVRDVGEVLGVSFQRAQQLISA; encoded by the coding sequence GTGGACGTCACCCGCGATGGCAAGTGGTGGATGATCACCGTGCCCGAACTCAACGGGTACATAGGCGCTGACGGTGCGATCAACCTCAGCACCGTCACGCAGGCCCGCCGAATCTCCGAAGTGCCCAGTCAGGCAAAGGACTTCATCTGCACCGTCACTGACATGGCCCCTTCCGAAGTGGACCTTCACATCACGATCTACGTCGACGACATAGACGTGACCGACCGCGCCAACAAGCTGGCCGCCGAACGCCAGACCGCAGAGCGGCACGCCGCAGCTGCCGCAGCCGAAGCAAAGAGCCTCGCCCGTGAACTCGCGGCCCGAGGTGTGCCGGTCCGCGACGTCGGCGAGGTTCTCGGCGTCTCTTTTCAGCGTGCGCAACAACTGATCTCTGCCTGA
- a CDS encoding type II toxin-antitoxin system HicA family toxin: MIAPAPTREIVRQLKKAGFTKRDGKGSHTVWTCPHGRYRVAVDTGHKTISPGVRRQIDAAINLCETLCEED; the protein is encoded by the coding sequence GTGATCGCGCCGGCACCCACCCGAGAAATCGTCAGACAGCTCAAGAAGGCGGGCTTCACCAAGCGGGACGGCAAAGGCAGTCACACCGTATGGACCTGTCCACATGGCCGCTACAGAGTCGCGGTGGATACCGGCCACAAGACGATCAGCCCCGGCGTGCGGCGTCAGATCGACGCCGCGATCAACCTGTGCGAGACCTTGTGCGAGGAGGACTGA
- a CDS encoding tyrosine-type recombinase/integrase, which translates to MATIRPRARADGSTYYQVRYRLDGVETSTSFDRRKDAQELCRLIETLGAARALEVLQIDRPSRAAMTVEKWVADHIDHLTGVQPSTLHAYRAYLRNDIAPTLGAIPLSQLTDRDISRWIRGMTGSAKTIANKQRFLSSALSAAVKAGHLAANPAAGARLPRSQRREMVFLTRDEFAVLLAEVTEPWRPMVEFLVASGARWGEATALKPGDVDRAEHTVRITRAWKYSGSHGYQLGPPKTRRSVRTINVPASVLDKLDYSHEWLFVNRSGGPVRIHGFQPRVWQPALDRAEPRIGKRPRVHDLRHTCASWLIQAGVPLPVVQQHLGHESIETTVGVYGHLDRRSAQAAADAIGKLLDSHEKQER; encoded by the coding sequence ATGGCGACCATCCGGCCCCGCGCCCGCGCCGACGGCAGCACCTACTACCAGGTGCGCTACCGGCTCGACGGAGTGGAGACCTCCACATCGTTCGACCGCCGTAAAGACGCCCAAGAACTGTGCCGGCTCATCGAAACCCTCGGCGCTGCCCGCGCCCTGGAAGTCCTCCAAATTGACCGGCCCTCGCGCGCCGCGATGACCGTCGAGAAATGGGTGGCCGACCACATCGACCATCTCACCGGTGTACAGCCAAGCACCCTGCACGCCTACCGCGCCTACCTGCGCAACGACATCGCACCCACCCTCGGCGCCATACCGCTGTCTCAGCTGACCGACCGCGACATCAGTAGATGGATTCGCGGCATGACCGGATCAGCGAAAACGATCGCCAACAAGCAGCGATTCCTGTCCTCGGCGTTGTCGGCGGCCGTCAAAGCCGGTCACCTGGCCGCCAACCCGGCGGCCGGCGCGCGGCTGCCGCGCAGCCAGCGCCGAGAAATGGTGTTCCTCACGCGCGACGAATTCGCTGTCCTGCTGGCCGAGGTCACCGAGCCTTGGCGGCCGATGGTCGAATTCCTGGTCGCATCCGGTGCCCGGTGGGGTGAGGCCACCGCCCTCAAACCCGGCGACGTCGACCGCGCCGAGCACACGGTGCGCATCACGCGGGCCTGGAAGTACAGCGGCAGCCACGGCTACCAGCTCGGGCCGCCCAAAACCAGGCGGTCGGTGCGCACCATCAACGTGCCCGCGTCGGTGCTCGACAAACTCGACTACAGCCACGAATGGTTGTTCGTCAACCGCTCCGGCGGCCCGGTGCGAATCCACGGGTTCCAGCCGCGGGTGTGGCAGCCGGCCCTGGACCGGGCCGAGCCGCGGATCGGTAAACGGCCCCGCGTGCACGACCTGCGCCACACGTGCGCGTCGTGGCTGATCCAGGCCGGTGTGCCGCTGCCGGTCGTGCAGCAGCATCTAGGACACGAGTCGATCGAAACCACGGTCGGCGTGTACGGGCATCTTGACCGGCGCAGCGCCCAAGCCGCCGCCGACGCCATCGGCAAACTGTTGGATAGCCATGAAAAGCAGGAGCGCTGA
- a CDS encoding MFS transporter gives MIALGYGVISPVLPSYARTFGVSINAVTFVITVFSLARLCFAPMSGLLVQRLGERRIYIGGLLVVALSTGWCAFAQSYWQLLVFRALSGIGSTMFFVSALGLMIHISPPDARGRIAGMFTTSFMVGAVGGPAVGSLTAGWGLTAPFVLYGAALLGVAVVLFYSLRGSALAAPAPLTRSAVTMREALRHRAYRSALLSNFATGWSAFGLRIALVPLFISDVMGRGVGVIGVVLATFAVGNAFAVIPSGYLSDRVGRRTLLIVGLAASGVATFALGQVSSLPAFLAAACLTGAMTGIFMSPLQAAVADILGREARAGTPVAAVQMMSDLGAIVGSLAVGQIAERLSFGWDFAISGLILLMAAASWMRAPETRVVPRSIPGLFPFQAEEELP, from the coding sequence ATGATCGCCCTGGGCTACGGCGTAATTTCGCCGGTACTGCCGTCGTATGCGCGTACTTTCGGGGTGAGCATTAATGCGGTGACATTTGTTATCACCGTATTTTCGCTGGCTCGCTTATGTTTTGCGCCGATGAGCGGCCTGCTGGTACAGCGATTGGGTGAGCGACGGATCTACATCGGTGGTTTGCTGGTCGTGGCGTTGTCCACGGGCTGGTGCGCATTCGCGCAGAGCTACTGGCAGTTGCTGGTGTTTCGTGCGCTCAGCGGTATCGGGTCGACAATGTTTTTCGTGTCGGCGTTGGGCCTGATGATCCACATCAGCCCGCCTGACGCGCGCGGCCGGATCGCCGGGATGTTTACCACCTCGTTCATGGTGGGCGCCGTCGGCGGCCCGGCCGTCGGCAGCCTGACGGCGGGCTGGGGGCTGACTGCCCCGTTCGTTCTCTACGGCGCGGCATTGCTGGGTGTGGCCGTGGTGCTGTTCTACAGCCTGCGGGGTTCGGCGCTGGCCGCACCCGCGCCGCTCACCAGATCGGCGGTGACGATGCGAGAGGCCCTGCGGCACCGCGCGTACCGCTCGGCGCTGTTGTCGAATTTCGCGACCGGCTGGTCGGCGTTCGGGCTGCGCATTGCGCTGGTGCCGCTGTTCATCTCCGATGTCATGGGCCGCGGCGTTGGCGTCATCGGTGTGGTGCTTGCCACATTTGCTGTCGGGAATGCCTTCGCCGTTATTCCCAGCGGCTATCTGTCTGACCGGGTTGGGCGGCGCACGTTGTTGATCGTCGGCCTGGCGGCATCGGGGGTGGCGACCTTCGCGCTGGGTCAGGTGTCCTCGTTGCCGGCGTTTCTGGCGGCAGCGTGCTTGACCGGTGCGATGACGGGCATCTTCATGTCACCGCTGCAGGCCGCGGTGGCCGACATCCTGGGCCGTGAAGCCCGTGCCGGCACCCCGGTGGCGGCGGTGCAGATGATGAGTGATCTGGGTGCCATCGTCGGGTCGTTAGCGGTAGGTCAGATCGCCGAGCGGCTGAGCTTCGGGTGGGATTTCGCCATCAGCGGACTCATCCTGCTGATGGCGGCCGCCAGCTGGATGCGGGCGCCGGAAACGCGGGTGGTGCCCCGGTCGATACCGGGCCTTTTCCCGTTTCAGGCGGAGGAAGAGCTGCCGTGA
- the pgm gene encoding phosphoglucomutase (alpha-D-glucose-1,6-bisphosphate-dependent) — protein MAANPRAGEPAQPQDLVDLPHLVTAYYTVEPDPQNPAQQVVFGTSGHRGSALDGAFNEAHILAITQAVVEHRAARGTAGPLFLGRDTHGLSEPAWVSALEVLAGNDVVAVIDATDRYTPTPAISHAILTYNRGHADAPADGIVLTPSHNPPSDGGIKYNPPSGGPADTEVTNAIAKRANEILRDGCSAVKRVPLARARRSAQRYDYLGAYVADLPNVVDIPAIREAGVRIGADPLGGASVDYWGAIAEYHHLELTVVNPVVDATWRFMTLDTDGKIRMDCSSPDAMASLIANRDRYQIATGNDADADRHGIVTPDAGLLNPNHYLAAAIDYLYTHRPSWPAGVAVGKTIVSSSIIDRVAAGLGRRLIEVPVGFKWFVEGLLHGTLGFGGEESAGAAFLRRDGSVWTTDKDGIILALLAAEILAVTGSTPSQRYRKLAAQYGEPSYARINAPADREQKARLATLSAEQVNVTELAGEPITAKLTTAPGNGAPLGGLKVTTANAWFAARPSGTEDVYKIYAESFRGPEHLAEVQEIAREVVNKVIG, from the coding sequence ATGGCCGCCAATCCGCGTGCCGGCGAGCCGGCTCAGCCTCAGGACCTGGTCGACCTGCCCCATCTGGTGACCGCCTACTACACGGTTGAACCCGACCCGCAAAACCCGGCCCAGCAGGTCGTGTTCGGCACCTCGGGGCACCGGGGCTCAGCCCTGGACGGTGCCTTTAACGAGGCGCACATCCTGGCGATCACTCAAGCCGTCGTCGAGCATCGCGCGGCGCGGGGGACCGCCGGGCCGCTGTTTCTTGGCCGCGACACTCACGGCCTGTCCGAGCCGGCGTGGGTGTCGGCGCTGGAGGTGCTGGCGGGCAACGACGTTGTCGCCGTGATCGACGCGACCGACCGCTACACGCCGACGCCGGCGATCAGCCACGCCATCCTTACCTACAACCGCGGCCACGCCGACGCGCCGGCCGACGGGATTGTGCTGACACCGTCGCACAATCCGCCGTCCGACGGCGGGATCAAGTACAACCCACCCAGCGGTGGCCCGGCCGACACCGAGGTCACCAACGCAATCGCCAAGCGTGCCAACGAGATTCTGCGGGACGGCTGCTCGGCGGTGAAGCGGGTGCCGCTGGCCCGGGCGCGGCGCAGCGCACAGCGGTACGACTATCTGGGCGCCTACGTCGCCGACCTGCCTAACGTTGTCGACATCCCTGCCATTCGCGAAGCCGGGGTGCGCATCGGTGCGGACCCGCTCGGTGGGGCCAGTGTGGACTACTGGGGCGCGATCGCCGAATACCACCACCTGGAATTGACGGTGGTCAACCCCGTGGTGGACGCGACATGGCGGTTCATGACACTAGATACCGACGGCAAGATCCGGATGGACTGCAGCTCACCTGACGCGATGGCGTCGCTGATCGCCAACCGGGACCGCTACCAGATCGCCACCGGCAACGACGCCGACGCCGACCGCCACGGCATCGTCACCCCCGATGCGGGGCTGCTGAATCCCAACCACTATCTGGCCGCGGCGATCGACTACCTCTACACCCACCGGCCCTCCTGGCCCGCCGGTGTCGCCGTCGGCAAAACAATAGTCAGCTCCTCGATCATCGACCGGGTGGCCGCCGGGCTGGGCCGCCGGCTCATCGAGGTTCCGGTCGGGTTCAAATGGTTTGTTGAGGGTTTGCTGCACGGCACCCTCGGGTTCGGCGGCGAGGAATCAGCCGGCGCGGCGTTTCTGCGCCGCGACGGGTCGGTATGGACCACCGACAAGGACGGCATCATCCTCGCCCTGTTGGCGGCGGAGATTCTCGCGGTCACCGGCTCGACGCCGTCACAGCGGTATCGGAAGCTGGCCGCCCAATACGGCGAGCCCAGCTATGCGCGGATCAACGCGCCCGCCGACCGCGAGCAGAAGGCCCGGCTGGCCACGTTATCGGCGGAGCAGGTCAACGTCACCGAGCTGGCCGGCGAACCGATCACCGCAAAACTGACCACCGCGCCGGGCAACGGCGCACCGCTGGGCGGGCTGAAGGTGACGACGGCCAACGCCTGGTTTGCGGCACGCCCGTCGGGCACCGAGGACGTCTACAAGATCTACGCCGAATCGTTCCGGGGTCCCGAGCACCTCGCCGAGGTCCAGGAAATTGCCCGCGAGGTGGTTAATAAAGTCATCGGGTGA